CAGCAATTGCATCAGCAAAATGGATGGGACGCGGACTAAAAAATGAAGCAGACGACGCAGCAACAACAGCAATGCGTGTCATGTTTGATACAATCCCAATGCATGCGACAGTTGTAATTGGTGAAGGTGAAATGGATGAAGCGCCAATGCTTTACATCGGTGAAGAATTAGGACTTCGTAACGGCGGACCGGAAGTTGATATTGCAGTCGATCCATTAGAAGGAACAAATATCGTAGCAAAAGGTACTAACGGTGCAATGACAGTTCTTGCAATTGCAGACCGTGGCAATCTTTTAAATGCGCCAGATATGTACATGGAAAAAATTGCTGTTGGCCCAGAAGCAGCAGGTAAAGTAGATATTAACGCATCTGTAACATATAACTTATTACAAGTGGCAAAAGCGAAAAACAAAGACATCTCAGACGTAGTGGCAACATTACTGGACCGTCCACGTCATCAGCATATCGTTGATGAGATTCGTGAAGCAGGCGCGCGTATTAAATTTATCCAAGACGGGGATGTAGGTGCTGCAATTAATACAGCATTCGACGAAACGGGTATTGACATTATGTTCGGTATGGGTGGCGCACCAGAGGGCGTTATCTCAGCAGTTGCATTAAAATGTTTAGGTGGCGATTTCCAAGCGAAATTAGTACCGGAAGACGAAGAACAATTAGAGCGATGCAAAAAAATGGGCATCGACGTAGACAAAGTGTTAATGATGGATGACTTAGTAAAAGGCGATGATGCTATTTTCGCAGCTACAGCAGTAACAGACTCAGAGCTTTTACGTGGTGTTCAATACAAAGGTTCTTATGCGTTAACACATTCAGTAGTAATGCGTGCAAAGTCAGGGACAGTTCGCTTTATCGAAGGGCGTCACAGTATTGCTAAAAAACCAAAATATGGTCAAAAATAACGTTCAAAAGTATAAATGATTTTTATCTTTATATAAGCGGGTGTCCAAACATTTGCTATAAAGAAAAAATACTATTTCCACTTCATTTACGCTATTATATACTTAATGCCCGGTGATCTTTTACCGGGCATCTTTCAAATAAAAGTAAATATACTTCTTCTACTAAACCCTTAAGTTTGCACACATTCAAGTGTTATTACCCACAGACAGAAATTATAAAAAGACTGGAGAAAATTTATGACAGCATTAACAATTGCTCAATTAGAAAGCATGACGTTAAAAGAATTATATGCTTTAGCGAAGCAATACAAGTTAACAAATGCGAGTAAACTAAATAAAAAGGAACTGATTTTTGCTATTTTAAAATCTCGTTCTGAACAAGAAGGCTTCTTTTTCATGGAAGGCGTACTTGAAATTATTCCAACAGATGGCTTTGGCTTCTTACGCCCAATCAATTATTCCCCATCAAAGGAAGATATTTATATTTCGGCTTCGCAAATTCGTCGTTTTGATTTACGTAACGGGGATAAAGTATCGGGGAAAGTACGTCCTCCGAAAGAAAACGAGCGTTACTATGGGTTATTACAAGTCGATGCAGTCAATGGGGAAGACCCTGAAATTGCAAAAGAACGTGTACATTTCCCTGCATTAACGCCACTTTATCCGGATCGTCATATCAAATTAGAAACAACGTCTACTAATCTATCGACGCGTATCATGGATCTAGTAGCGCCAGTTGGTTTCGGGCAACGTGGTTTAATCGTAGCGCCTCCAAAAGCAGGTAAAACATCATTATTAAAAGAAATTGCTAATTCAATTACAACAAATTACCCTGAGGCAGAGTTAATCGTGTTACTAATCGATGAACGTCCAGAAGAGGTAACAGATATTGAGCGTTCGGTAAAAGCGGATGTCGTATCATCGACATTTGACCAAGTCCCTGAAAATCACGTAAAAGTAGCAGAAATGGTATTAGAGCGTGCGCGTCGTTTAGTAGAGCATAAGCGTGATGTTATCATCTTAATGGATTCCATTACACGTCTTGCTCGAGCGTACAATTTAGTCATTCCACCAAGCGGCCGTACGTTGTCAGGTGGTATTGACCCAGCTGCGTTCCACCGTCCTAAACGCTTCTTTGGTTCAGCACGTAATATTGAAGATGGCGGAAGCTTAACAATTTTAGCGACAGCACTTGTTGATACAGGAAGCCGTATGGACGAAGTAATTTACGAAGAATTTAAAGGTACTGGTAATCTAGAGTTACACTTAGATCGTAATTTAGCAGAACGTCGTATTTTCCCTGCACTTGATATTCGCCGCTCAGGTACGCGTAAAGAAGAGCTGCTTATTCCGAAAGATCAGCTTGATAAATTATGGGCAATTCGTAAAACATTTAGCGATTCTTCAGATTTTGCAGAGAAGTTTTTACGCAAATTACGTCCAACAAAAACAAACGAAGAGTTTTTCGCGAAGCTTGATGCAGATATGAAAAAAGCGACGAATGGTAAAGGATTGCTATAAAGGATTGAAACTATAAATTAAATACTTGCAACATAAAATTAATCTTGTTATAATTATTTAGGTATGTATCGTGCACATATATAGCTGACCTCAAACATTGCTTAGCAGTGATATATTCGGGCTATGTAAGGTGCAGTACGAAAATACTCTGTTCCAGATGGTTCAGGGCGAGAGGAGAAAACGAATATGAAACAAGGTATCCACCCAGATTACAAAACTGCAACAGTAACTTGCTCTTGCGGTAACTCATTTGAAACTGGTTCAGTAAAAGAAAAGATCGTTGTCGAGTTCTGTAACGAATGTCACCCATTCTACACAGGTCGTCAAAAGTTCGCTTCTGCTGACGGTCGTGTTGATAAATTCAACAAAAAATACGGTATCAAGTAATATCGTTACCCATTTCCACATTTGTGGAGATGGGTTTTTTTATGTTCTTTCAACATGGTATAATCAATAGAAAAAATGTAATATTAGATAGATGATTGTAGGTGCTAATCATTTAGAGTGGGAAGTAGCAAGCTTCAACAGTCATTAAAAATGATTAGAAATTAAAATAGGCCGAGTGAGAGAACATTTTCTAAAAAGAGGATGTCCCGGAATTACTTCTTGGACATCCTCTTTTTAGAGAGACTTTTCAGGAAAGTATGAAATGGGGTATTTAAGATGGCACAATTATTTTACAAACAT
This portion of the Solibacillus daqui genome encodes:
- the glpX gene encoding class II fructose-bisphosphatase, with amino-acid sequence MERSLSMEVVRVTEAAAIASAKWMGRGLKNEADDAATTAMRVMFDTIPMHATVVIGEGEMDEAPMLYIGEELGLRNGGPEVDIAVDPLEGTNIVAKGTNGAMTVLAIADRGNLLNAPDMYMEKIAVGPEAAGKVDINASVTYNLLQVAKAKNKDISDVVATLLDRPRHQHIVDEIREAGARIKFIQDGDVGAAINTAFDETGIDIMFGMGGAPEGVISAVALKCLGGDFQAKLVPEDEEQLERCKKMGIDVDKVLMMDDLVKGDDAIFAATAVTDSELLRGVQYKGSYALTHSVVMRAKSGTVRFIEGRHSIAKKPKYGQK
- the rho gene encoding transcription termination factor Rho encodes the protein MTALTIAQLESMTLKELYALAKQYKLTNASKLNKKELIFAILKSRSEQEGFFFMEGVLEIIPTDGFGFLRPINYSPSKEDIYISASQIRRFDLRNGDKVSGKVRPPKENERYYGLLQVDAVNGEDPEIAKERVHFPALTPLYPDRHIKLETTSTNLSTRIMDLVAPVGFGQRGLIVAPPKAGKTSLLKEIANSITTNYPEAELIVLLIDERPEEVTDIERSVKADVVSSTFDQVPENHVKVAEMVLERARRLVEHKRDVIILMDSITRLARAYNLVIPPSGRTLSGGIDPAAFHRPKRFFGSARNIEDGGSLTILATALVDTGSRMDEVIYEEFKGTGNLELHLDRNLAERRIFPALDIRRSGTRKEELLIPKDQLDKLWAIRKTFSDSSDFAEKFLRKLRPTKTNEEFFAKLDADMKKATNGKGLL
- the rpmE gene encoding 50S ribosomal protein L31, encoding MKQGIHPDYKTATVTCSCGNSFETGSVKEKIVVEFCNECHPFYTGRQKFASADGRVDKFNKKYGIK